The following are encoded together in the bacterium genome:
- a CDS encoding DUF1189 family protein, with protein sequence MFGKLDKAASEKKPLGFLGYTWPRFRETAVTAASNPAGYRELTVASWGRVFGYLAILVLIATALLTARDVFEAYRYLVRTGTRFDAGIPAVTVKEGVVGCENSPFAFRSDNPYTAGTYRARLQTLAEGYERVVARLDSLAPDASERPSPEEEEKIRSRARGLAAAAEWAAAAYPDPETELKWETLSPRLDAAAAAGELSADAAWGARAAGDDGLVFRIDLEDDEPGFDSPFQEGMIVGRDRILLWTPFLPEPLDLAAMAGEKGELVVDVRAWGETVKMILMHVGPMFAVLHLIQYLIARLLQALLGCAVVYAVASIYKIGRVEFRKAFAAAVFSLTVPVVLGMASALLPAPVPMMWLIFLGTYLLYCGLAARHLGELRR encoded by the coding sequence ATGTTCGGAAAACTCGACAAAGCGGCTTCGGAGAAGAAGCCCCTGGGCTTCCTGGGCTACACCTGGCCCCGGTTCCGGGAGACGGCGGTCACGGCCGCGAGCAATCCGGCCGGGTACCGCGAACTGACCGTGGCTTCCTGGGGCAGGGTCTTCGGCTACCTCGCCATTCTGGTCCTGATCGCCACCGCCCTTCTGACCGCCCGGGACGTATTCGAAGCCTACCGCTATCTCGTCCGCACCGGCACCCGTTTCGACGCCGGGATTCCGGCGGTAACCGTCAAGGAAGGCGTCGTCGGCTGCGAAAATTCTCCCTTCGCCTTCCGCTCCGACAACCCCTATACCGCCGGAACCTACCGGGCGCGCCTGCAGACACTGGCCGAGGGGTACGAACGCGTGGTGGCGCGCCTGGATTCGCTCGCTCCCGACGCTTCCGAGCGGCCTTCCCCCGAGGAAGAGGAGAAGATCCGCTCCCGCGCCCGGGGCCTGGCCGCGGCGGCGGAGTGGGCCGCGGCCGCTTATCCCGACCCCGAAACCGAACTGAAATGGGAGACGCTCTCGCCGCGCCTCGATGCCGCCGCCGCGGCCGGAGAACTTTCGGCCGACGCCGCCTGGGGAGCACGGGCGGCGGGCGACGACGGCCTGGTTTTCCGTATCGACCTGGAGGACGACGAACCGGGTTTCGATTCCCCGTTCCAGGAAGGGATGATCGTCGGCCGAGACCGGATCCTGCTCTGGACCCCGTTCCTCCCCGAACCCCTCGACCTGGCGGCGATGGCGGGGGAGAAAGGGGAACTGGTCGTCGACGTCCGGGCCTGGGGGGAGACGGTCAAGATGATCCTGATGCACGTGGGACCGATGTTCGCGGTTCTGCATCTGATCCAGTACCTGATCGCCCGGCTGCTCCAGGCCCTGCTCGGCTGCGCGGTCGTTTACGCCGTTGCCTCCATCTATAAGATCGGACGCGTCGAGTTCAGGAAAGCGTTCGCGGCGGCCGTGTTCTCGCTCACCGTTCCGGTGGTTCTGGGCATGGCCTCGGCCCTGCTGCCGGCCCCCGTCCCCATGATGT
- a CDS encoding HAD family acid phosphatase encodes MERKWFKLAAVVFLASILIPAAGAKEVRLSNAVAWCQAADTYKECVLQAYLNGMERLKKLAAGEQAGTWCVVLDADETVLSNVRFQADLEAMGEQYSGPLWTTWCLKEEATALPGAAEFCALARRLGGKVVICTNRKGDVKDATAANLKKVGIPYDVLLVREGAYALDRDKTMRRGDIEQGTIKTLPSGTKLPPLKILMLCGDQNHDLYDAKKVSFDEAAPRFGTDLVVLPNPMYGDWANEGVFVETAAPGTGGVAAAAGGGMTWQEAIKQGVGAEVTVETRIINVYDPEERGKGGPVKLNVDRNWRESLTFIFYKKNRDGSDNGFLPPRQYLNKTVRVKGRIDEYQGAMQIKLDSPSQIQVVD; translated from the coding sequence ATGGAGCGGAAATGGTTCAAACTCGCCGCCGTCGTTTTTCTGGCGTCGATCCTGATCCCCGCGGCCGGGGCTAAAGAAGTCCGGCTGAGCAACGCCGTGGCCTGGTGCCAGGCGGCGGACACGTATAAGGAGTGCGTTCTCCAGGCTTATCTGAACGGCATGGAGCGGCTGAAGAAACTGGCCGCGGGCGAGCAGGCGGGAACCTGGTGCGTCGTCCTGGACGCCGACGAGACCGTCCTCAGCAACGTCCGGTTTCAAGCCGACCTGGAGGCGATGGGGGAACAGTACTCCGGGCCCCTCTGGACCACCTGGTGCTTGAAGGAGGAAGCCACCGCTCTTCCCGGGGCGGCCGAGTTCTGCGCTCTGGCCCGCCGGCTGGGCGGCAAAGTCGTCATCTGCACCAACCGCAAGGGGGACGTCAAGGACGCCACCGCCGCCAACCTGAAAAAAGTCGGCATCCCCTACGACGTGCTCCTGGTCAGGGAAGGGGCGTACGCCCTCGACCGCGACAAGACCATGCGCCGCGGCGACATCGAGCAAGGCACGATCAAGACCCTTCCTTCCGGGACCAAGCTGCCCCCTTTGAAAATCCTCATGCTCTGCGGAGACCAGAACCACGATCTCTACGACGCCAAGAAAGTCTCTTTCGATGAGGCCGCTCCCCGCTTCGGGACCGACCTCGTGGTGCTCCCCAACCCCATGTACGGGGATTGGGCCAACGAGGGGGTCTTCGTCGAAACCGCCGCGCCCGGGACGGGCGGCGTCGCCGCCGCCGCCGGGGGAGGCATGACCTGGCAGGAGGCGATAAAACAGGGAGTGGGGGCCGAAGTCACGGTGGAAACGCGGATCATCAACGTCTACGACCCGGAGGAACGGGGCAAGGGCGGTCCGGTCAAGCTGAACGTCGACCGGAACTGGAGGGAAAGCCTGACCTTCATCTTCTACAAGAAAAACCGCGACGGCAGCGACAACGGCTTCCTTCCCCCCCGGCAGTACCTGAACAAGACCGTCCGGGTGAAGGGCCGGATCGACGAATATCAGGGAGCGATGCAGATCAAGCTCGACTCCCCGTCGCAGATCCAGGTCGTGGACTGA
- a CDS encoding HD domain-containing protein, translated as MKTKNRHPLSLISPDSPVLKVLGEFLQLKNLYRQGWLKRRVPEERCESVADHTLGTAILSMFMVENYYPGADLLKTLRMALIHEAGEVYAGDITPVDGIAPEEKHALEQDSAVRVFDGLPQAEEYLALWEEFEESETVEARIVRQADRLEMMLQTCYYEAVGYWNFTEFFDNTRSLMKDPPFRALFGEIERMRVPVSEPSGDKP; from the coding sequence ATGAAGACCAAGAACCGCCACCCGCTCTCCCTCATCTCCCCGGACAGCCCCGTCCTCAAGGTTCTGGGCGAATTCCTGCAGCTTAAAAATCTCTACCGCCAGGGCTGGCTCAAGCGCCGGGTTCCGGAAGAAAGATGCGAATCGGTCGCCGACCACACCCTGGGCACCGCCATCCTCTCCATGTTCATGGTGGAAAATTATTATCCGGGGGCCGATCTGCTCAAAACCCTGCGCATGGCCCTGATCCACGAGGCCGGCGAAGTCTATGCCGGCGATATCACTCCGGTCGACGGCATCGCTCCCGAGGAGAAACACGCGCTGGAACAGGATTCCGCCGTCCGGGTCTTCGACGGGCTCCCCCAGGCCGAAGAATACCTGGCTCTGTGGGAGGAGTTCGAAGAGAGCGAAACCGTGGAGGCCCGGATCGTCAGACAGGCCGATCGCCTGGAGATGATGCTCCAGACCTGCTATTATGAAGCCGTCGGTTACTGGAATTTCACCGAGTTCTTCGACAACACCAGATCGCTGATGAAGGACCCTCCGTTCCGGGCCCTTTTTGGGGAAATCGAACGGATGCGGGTTCCCGTCTCGGAACCTTCGGGAGACAAGCCATGA
- a CDS encoding glutamine--tRNA ligase/YqeY domain fusion protein — protein sequence MSEQRDFIRDTVRQDLDAGTVGAVVTRFPPEPNGYLHIGHAKSICLNFGVAEEFGGRCHLRFDDTNPEKEDEEYIDAIRRDIRWLGFDWGEHEYFASDYFERMYGYALDLIRSGKAYVDDLSSDEIKAYRGTLTEPGTPSPYRGRSPEENLDLFRRMRDGEFPDGSRVLRAKIDMASPNLNMRDPTLYRIKHSSHHRTGDAWCLYPMYDFAHCLEDAVESVTHSICTLEFEDHRPLYDWVLDNLPVPARPRQIEFARLNLTYTVMSKRRLLHLVREGAVSGWDDPRMPTIAGLKRRGYTPEAIREFCRRIGVAKRDSTVAVELLEHCLREDLNLRAPRAMAVLDPLKVVIDNYPEGKEEMLEAVNNPEDPGAGTRKVPFSRELYIERADFMEVPARKFHRLAPGREVRLRYGYFITCVETVKNDAGDVAEVRCVYDPHTRGGYSPDGRKVKGTIHWVSAPHSREGTVRLYDRLFSVENPAAEEDWTSVLNPDSLRTLARCRLEPSLGGARTGDIFQFERLGYFCADPDGENASEPVFNRTVGLRDTWAKIAARETDPA from the coding sequence ATGTCCGAACAACGCGACTTCATCCGCGACACCGTCCGTCAGGACCTCGACGCCGGTACGGTCGGCGCGGTCGTCACCCGGTTTCCCCCGGAACCCAACGGCTACCTTCATATCGGCCACGCCAAGAGCATCTGCCTGAACTTCGGCGTCGCCGAGGAGTTCGGGGGCCGCTGCCATCTGCGCTTCGACGACACCAACCCGGAGAAGGAGGACGAGGAGTACATCGACGCCATCCGCCGGGATATACGCTGGCTGGGGTTCGACTGGGGGGAACACGAGTACTTCGCTTCCGACTACTTCGAGCGCATGTACGGATACGCCCTCGACCTGATCCGCTCCGGCAAGGCCTACGTCGACGATCTTTCGTCCGACGAGATCAAGGCTTACCGGGGGACGTTGACCGAACCGGGAACGCCCAGTCCCTACCGGGGGCGTTCCCCCGAAGAGAACCTCGATCTCTTCCGGCGGATGCGCGACGGGGAGTTCCCGGACGGCTCCCGGGTCCTTCGGGCCAAGATCGACATGGCCTCTCCCAACCTGAACATGCGCGATCCCACCCTGTATCGGATCAAACATTCCTCCCACCATCGAACCGGGGACGCCTGGTGCCTCTACCCCATGTACGACTTCGCCCATTGTCTCGAGGATGCCGTCGAATCCGTCACCCACTCCATCTGCACCCTGGAATTCGAAGACCACCGCCCTCTTTACGACTGGGTCCTCGACAACCTTCCCGTCCCCGCCCGGCCCCGGCAGATCGAGTTCGCCCGGCTCAATCTGACCTATACGGTCATGAGCAAACGCCGCCTTCTGCATCTGGTGCGGGAGGGCGCGGTCTCGGGATGGGACGATCCCCGCATGCCGACCATCGCCGGCCTCAAGCGCCGGGGATACACTCCGGAGGCGATCCGGGAATTCTGCCGGCGCATCGGGGTGGCCAAGCGCGACAGCACCGTGGCCGTGGAACTCCTGGAGCACTGCCTGCGCGAGGACCTCAACCTCAGGGCGCCCCGCGCCATGGCCGTGCTCGATCCCCTGAAAGTGGTGATCGACAACTACCCCGAGGGCAAGGAAGAGATGCTGGAAGCCGTCAACAACCCCGAGGACCCCGGGGCCGGCACCCGGAAAGTCCCTTTTTCCCGGGAACTCTACATCGAACGCGCCGATTTCATGGAGGTCCCGGCCCGCAAGTTTCACCGTCTGGCCCCGGGCCGCGAGGTGCGTTTGCGCTACGGCTACTTCATCACCTGCGTCGAAACCGTCAAGAACGACGCCGGGGACGTGGCCGAGGTGCGCTGCGTCTACGATCCGCACACCCGGGGCGGCTACTCCCCCGACGGCAGGAAGGTCAAGGGAACCATCCACTGGGTGAGCGCTCCTCATTCCCGGGAAGGCACGGTCCGGCTCTACGACCGTTTGTTTTCGGTGGAAAACCCCGCGGCGGAAGAGGACTGGACATCCGTTCTCAACCCGGACTCGCTCCGAACTCTTGCCCGCTGCCGCCTGGAGCCGTCTCTGGGCGGGGCCCGGACCGGGGATATTTTCCAGTTCGAGAGGCTCGGGTATTTCTGCGCCGACCCCGACGGGGAGAATGCGTCGGAGCCGGTGTTCAACCGTACCGTCGGTCTTCGGGACACCTGGGCCAAAATCGCCGCCCGGGAAACCGATCCGGCTTGA
- a CDS encoding sodium:proton antiporter, translating into MLSFFAVLLGVCALFAYINEKVLRLPANIGLMLISLVCGGTIIVLHRFGIHFFFLEEVALLSGIDFNRFLMKGLLCFLLFAGAITVPSGTLLKKKWSVAMLALLATVISAALVGGFAYLIFALVGAPVALVTAMIFGSIICPTDPIAAIAILVPIGLPPKIETLINGESLFNDGVGVVLFTTFTALASHSHEAGPVVLFLREVAGGLGLGAVFGLLTVFFLRGIRENTTALLITLAAVTGCYAIGLALVVSGPIATVVLGLIVGGHFESRGHQDMVVGKARDFWHFLDNILNAVLFVLLGLQVLDLSWSRAAIVALVPMIPAILASRWLSVAAAIYLLNLPHRSRIRHLPLINLLTWTGMRGGLAVALALSLDPSLGRNLLLNVTFGVVAFSILVQGLTVKAFFPARVLRGISREV; encoded by the coding sequence ATGCTGTCGTTTTTTGCCGTGCTCCTGGGAGTCTGCGCCCTGTTCGCTTACATCAACGAAAAGGTCCTGCGCCTGCCCGCCAATATCGGGCTGATGCTGATCTCCCTGGTCTGCGGAGGGACGATCATCGTTCTGCACCGGTTCGGCATCCACTTCTTTTTCCTGGAGGAGGTGGCCCTTCTTTCCGGCATCGACTTCAACCGCTTTCTGATGAAGGGGCTGCTCTGTTTCCTTCTCTTTGCCGGAGCGATCACGGTGCCCTCGGGCACCCTCCTGAAGAAGAAGTGGAGCGTGGCCATGCTCGCCCTCCTGGCCACCGTGATCTCCGCGGCGCTGGTCGGCGGCTTCGCCTATCTGATTTTCGCGTTGGTCGGCGCCCCCGTCGCCCTGGTCACGGCCATGATCTTCGGCTCCATCATCTGCCCCACCGATCCCATCGCCGCCATCGCCATCCTGGTTCCGATCGGCCTCCCTCCCAAAATCGAAACCCTCATCAACGGGGAATCCCTCTTCAACGACGGCGTCGGCGTCGTCCTTTTCACCACCTTCACCGCCCTCGCCTCCCACTCGCACGAAGCCGGACCGGTCGTCCTCTTCCTCCGCGAAGTGGCCGGAGGGCTGGGTCTGGGGGCGGTATTCGGGCTTCTCACCGTCTTTTTCCTCCGCGGCATCCGGGAGAATACCACCGCTCTCCTCATCACTCTGGCGGCCGTGACCGGCTGCTACGCCATCGGGCTGGCCCTGGTCGTCTCGGGGCCCATCGCCACGGTCGTGCTCGGTTTGATCGTCGGCGGCCATTTCGAAAGCCGCGGGCACCAGGATATGGTCGTGGGCAAAGCCCGCGATTTCTGGCATTTTCTCGACAACATCCTCAACGCCGTGCTCTTCGTCCTCCTCGGCCTCCAGGTACTCGACCTGAGCTGGTCCCGGGCCGCGATCGTCGCCCTCGTTCCCATGATCCCGGCCATTCTCGCTTCCCGCTGGCTGAGCGTGGCCGCCGCCATCTACCTCCTCAACCTCCCCCACCGCTCCCGGATACGGCATCTTCCCCTGATCAACCTCCTCACCTGGACCGGGATGCGAGGGGGGCTGGCCGTGGCCCTGGCCCTATCCCTGGACCCGAGCTTGGGGCGGAACCTGCTGCTCAACGTCACGTTCGGGGTCGTGGCCTTCTCGATCCTGGTCCAGGGTTTGACCGTCAAGGCCTTCTTCCCCGCCCGGGTGCTCCGGGGAATCTCCCGGGAGGTCTAG
- a CDS encoding prenyltransferase/squalene oxidase repeat-containing protein: protein MEPRQRRITPRRALFPSAAAVLLLLAASFAPPPAPAGEAELPAPVESGISFLLSRQREDGAIAAAESRKFDVWETVEALTAIASWKTNAYLASAPPVRKALDFLRFWEDGGGMLLHRSGRRGEYCLETSAEYCRLLGRLESRGIGVSESADRVAQRIRGLQPPAGGWDLGNSAVPRGRRNYPSVTGFALRALADRGLSPLRSRAALEFLSRTFREEGNWGSDPYYYGTPFYALAPILSALGSRPGGAEVDALRDRARNFIFSVQTPDGGFSFASVRDPSGPSEQLETALALRALLGSGLDSRDPRIRRALSWLLNRQEADGSWAGGRFPAPGGSRLKREDVYCTAQVLQVLADCPGAVP from the coding sequence GTGGAACCCCGGCAGCGGAGGATCACTCCCCGGCGCGCGCTTTTCCCGTCCGCCGCGGCGGTTCTGCTTCTGCTGGCGGCATCGTTCGCGCCGCCGCCGGCGCCCGCCGGCGAGGCCGAACTTCCCGCCCCGGTCGAGTCGGGAATCTCGTTTCTGCTCTCCCGGCAGCGCGAAGACGGGGCCATCGCCGCGGCGGAGTCGAGGAAGTTCGACGTTTGGGAAACGGTGGAGGCCTTGACGGCGATCGCCTCCTGGAAGACGAACGCCTACCTGGCCTCGGCCCCGCCGGTGCGGAAGGCCCTGGACTTTCTCCGCTTCTGGGAGGACGGCGGGGGGATGCTCCTGCACCGCAGCGGCCGTCGCGGCGAATATTGTCTGGAAACTTCGGCGGAATACTGCCGGCTCCTGGGTCGGCTGGAAAGCCGCGGGATCGGCGTTTCGGAAAGTGCGGACCGCGTGGCGCAGCGGATCCGAGGCCTCCAGCCTCCGGCGGGGGGGTGGGACCTCGGAAATTCCGCGGTGCCCCGGGGGCGGCGCAACTACCCTTCCGTCACCGGGTTCGCCCTCCGGGCCCTGGCCGACCGGGGCCTTTCCCCGCTCCGGTCGCGGGCGGCTCTGGAGTTCCTTTCGCGCACGTTCCGGGAGGAGGGCAACTGGGGGTCCGACCCCTACTATTACGGGACCCCGTTCTACGCCCTGGCCCCGATCCTGAGCGCGCTGGGGAGCCGGCCCGGGGGGGCTGAGGTCGACGCCCTGCGCGACCGCGCCCGGAACTTCATCTTTTCCGTCCAGACCCCCGACGGAGGATTTTCCTTCGCCTCCGTCCGCGACCCCTCCGGCCCGTCGGAGCAGCTGGAAACGGCCCTGGCCCTGCGGGCCCTGCTCGGGAGCGGACTGGACTCCCGCGACCCGCGGATCCGTCGCGCTCTTTCCTGGTTGCTGAACCGCCAGGAAGCCGATGGCTCCTGGGCCGGCGGCCGATTTCCGGCGCCGGGGGGGTCCCGTCTCAAGCGGGAGGACGTCTACTGCACCGCTCAGGTCCTGCAGGTGCTGGCCGATTGCCCCGGCGCAGTTCCCTAG
- the der gene encoding ribosome biogenesis GTPase Der has translation MSVAAPVSALVAVVGRPNVGKSTLFNRLLGKRVAVVHDQAGTTRDRIYGEVAWNGQAFRLVDTGGLLPGEKEGMGKLILDQARPAVAEADLCLLVVDLGDGLLPSDREIASWLREQGKKVLVVMNKADSPGKELTSGEFSVLGFPAVPPVSALHGLGIGELLSAILERIPPGQPSAAPARTALAIVGRPNVGKSTLVNRLSRSERALVHDLPGTTRDPVDIAFDQDGRGFLLIDTAGLFRKAKHHSPLDRFALARTMETIARAEVVLLLMDPGEDPGRVDSSFIRTALEKGKGVVVAVNKWDVSGELTTKEYRRRLQEKLPYAGFIPVVFISALRRHGLDRLLDVCAYVAQERRKTVQTSLLNRVLARAEEQSPPPRRKGSRLKIYYAAQVKTEPPVFRVFVNNPALITANYRSYLLNCLRAAFGFEGVPLRLTMSRRARGR, from the coding sequence ATGAGCGTCGCCGCCCCGGTCTCGGCCCTGGTCGCCGTCGTCGGACGCCCCAACGTGGGCAAGTCCACGCTTTTCAACCGTCTTTTGGGGAAACGGGTCGCGGTCGTCCACGACCAGGCCGGAACCACCCGGGACCGCATCTACGGAGAGGTGGCCTGGAACGGGCAGGCCTTCCGCCTCGTCGATACCGGCGGCCTGCTTCCGGGGGAGAAGGAAGGGATGGGGAAACTGATCCTCGACCAGGCGCGCCCGGCGGTGGCCGAGGCGGATCTCTGCCTGCTGGTGGTGGACCTCGGCGACGGCCTGCTTCCTTCGGACCGGGAAATAGCTTCCTGGCTGCGCGAGCAGGGGAAAAAGGTCCTGGTAGTGATGAACAAGGCGGACAGTCCCGGCAAGGAGCTGACCTCCGGAGAATTCTCGGTTCTGGGATTTCCGGCGGTTCCGCCCGTTTCCGCCCTCCACGGACTGGGAATCGGCGAACTCTTATCCGCGATCCTGGAGCGGATCCCCCCGGGACAACCTTCCGCCGCGCCGGCGCGGACGGCGCTCGCCATCGTCGGACGTCCCAACGTGGGCAAGTCCACGCTGGTCAACCGCTTGAGCCGGAGCGAGCGGGCTTTGGTCCACGATCTTCCGGGTACGACCCGGGACCCGGTCGATATCGCTTTCGATCAGGACGGCCGCGGCTTTCTTCTCATCGACACCGCCGGCCTTTTCCGCAAGGCCAAGCACCACTCCCCCCTCGACCGCTTCGCCTTGGCTCGAACCATGGAGACCATCGCCCGCGCGGAGGTGGTGCTTCTGCTCATGGACCCGGGGGAAGACCCCGGGCGCGTCGACTCCAGCTTCATCCGCACGGCTTTGGAGAAAGGAAAGGGCGTGGTCGTCGCCGTCAACAAGTGGGACGTTTCCGGCGAGCTGACCACCAAAGAATACCGCCGCCGGTTGCAGGAGAAGCTCCCTTACGCCGGGTTCATCCCCGTAGTGTTCATCTCCGCTCTCCGTCGACACGGGTTGGACCGTCTTCTGGACGTCTGCGCTTACGTCGCCCAGGAGAGACGCAAGACGGTGCAGACCTCCCTGCTTAACCGGGTCTTGGCCCGGGCCGAGGAACAATCCCCGCCGCCCCGGCGGAAAGGATCGCGCTTGAAAATCTACTACGCCGCCCAGGTCAAGACCGAGCCCCCGGTGTTCCGGGTTTTCGTCAATAACCCTGCTCTGATCACGGCCAACTACCGCTCCTACCTGCTCAACTGCCTGCGCGCGGCTTTCGGATTCGAAGGAGTGCCGCTGCGCCTGACCATGAGCCGCCGCGCCCGGGGTCGCTAG
- a CDS encoding CDP-alcohol phosphatidyltransferase family protein: protein MNLPNKITISRFFVPPLFIFALYAYCRSGHRGYYWAALGVFLLASISDGLDGFLARSLGQQTRLGALLDPMADKFFLNTALAGMAVLNAVGYERFPVPLWFAAVVLGRDLLLLAGAAAIKLRRRPLTVRPSWWGKSAAVGQMVAVVWVMLGFAHPEAIFYATAFLTVVSGLDYARSGAVQLGADRGFSR from the coding sequence ATGAACCTGCCGAACAAGATAACGATCTCCCGGTTCTTCGTTCCCCCGCTGTTCATCTTCGCGCTCTACGCGTACTGCCGCAGCGGCCACCGCGGCTATTACTGGGCGGCCCTGGGCGTCTTCCTGCTGGCATCGATCAGCGACGGCCTCGACGGCTTTCTGGCCCGTTCTCTCGGCCAACAGACCCGGTTGGGCGCGCTCCTCGACCCCATGGCCGACAAATTTTTCCTCAATACCGCTCTGGCGGGCATGGCCGTCCTGAACGCCGTCGGCTATGAACGCTTCCCCGTTCCCCTCTGGTTCGCGGCGGTGGTTCTGGGCAGGGACCTGCTGCTTCTGGCCGGCGCGGCGGCGATCAAGCTCCGCCGCCGGCCGCTGACGGTCCGTCCCAGCTGGTGGGGAAAATCCGCGGCGGTGGGCCAGATGGTAGCCGTGGTTTGGGTCATGCTCGGGTTCGCTCACCCGGAGGCGATTTTCTACGCGACCGCTTTCCTGACCGTGGTTTCGGGGCTGGACTACGCTCGTTCGGGCGCGGTCCAACTCGGGGCCGACCGGGGGTTTTCCCGATGA
- the gltX gene encoding glutamate--tRNA ligase: MKNDNGPRVRFAPSPTGHLHIGGARTALFNWLYARKTGGVFILRVEDTDRQRSQPELTEEILKEMAWLGLDWDEGPYFQSERMQENRYLPHALGLLESGAAYREGGAVIFRVPPDEEVVFHDLVREKISTSTAEIKDIVLIKSDGSPAYNFACVVDDMEMGITHIVRGEDHIPNTPKQVLLYRALGWKPPKFAHLPLILGEDKAPLSKRHGATSLTAFREEGYIPAALVNYLALLGWSPGDGREFMTVDEIVKSFSLKRIIRRAAVFDYQKLAWLNGLHLRNLSPEARARAAAEVLDDWKRERGVAPDRLSRAVELLGHRVRVLGEIPELGAYLFEESPPWEEAAVERYWADPRTADLLRSAREQAAAAEPFAPAELEARYGRLIAERGLAPGDFFHPLRVALTGRADSPGIYEVMEFLGREQTLKRLDRALERLARTD, from the coding sequence ATGAAGAACGATAACGGACCCCGGGTCAGGTTCGCCCCCAGCCCCACCGGCCACCTCCATATCGGAGGCGCCCGCACCGCTCTCTTCAACTGGCTCTACGCCCGAAAAACGGGGGGCGTTTTCATCCTGCGGGTGGAGGACACCGACCGGCAGCGTTCTCAGCCGGAGTTGACCGAAGAGATTCTCAAGGAGATGGCCTGGCTGGGCTTGGATTGGGACGAGGGTCCGTATTTCCAATCCGAGCGCATGCAGGAGAACCGCTATCTTCCCCACGCCCTGGGTCTGCTCGAATCGGGGGCGGCTTACCGGGAGGGCGGGGCGGTCATTTTCCGAGTCCCCCCCGACGAAGAGGTCGTTTTCCACGATCTGGTCAGAGAGAAAATTTCGACCTCGACCGCGGAGATCAAAGACATAGTCCTGATCAAATCGGACGGCTCTCCCGCGTATAACTTCGCCTGCGTGGTCGACGACATGGAGATGGGGATAACGCACATCGTCCGGGGGGAAGATCATATCCCCAATACGCCCAAGCAGGTTCTGCTCTACCGGGCCCTGGGCTGGAAGCCCCCGAAATTCGCCCACCTTCCCCTGATTCTGGGAGAGGACAAGGCTCCCTTGAGCAAACGCCACGGGGCGACTTCCCTAACCGCGTTCCGGGAAGAGGGTTATATTCCCGCGGCCCTGGTCAACTACCTGGCCCTGCTGGGTTGGTCGCCCGGCGACGGACGGGAATTCATGACCGTGGACGAGATCGTCAAAAGTTTTTCCCTGAAGCGGATCATCCGTCGCGCGGCGGTGTTCGATTATCAGAAGCTGGCATGGTTGAACGGGCTGCACCTACGCAACCTTTCTCCGGAAGCCCGGGCCCGGGCCGCGGCCGAAGTCCTCGACGACTGGAAGCGCGAGCGCGGGGTGGCCCCGGACCGGTTGAGCCGGGCGGTGGAGCTCCTGGGGCACCGGGTCAGGGTTCTGGGAGAGATCCCGGAACTGGGAGCGTATCTTTTCGAAGAATCCCCGCCCTGGGAGGAGGCCGCGGTCGAGCGGTACTGGGCCGACCCGCGGACGGCCGATCTCCTCCGGTCGGCGCGGGAGCAGGCCGCGGCGGCGGAGCCTTTCGCCCCCGCCGAGCTGGAAGCCCGGTACGGGCGGTTGATCGCCGAGCGGGGGCTCGCCCCCGGGGATTTCTTCCACCCCCTGAGGGTGGCTCTGACGGGCCGCGCCGACAGCCCCGGGATCTACGAGGTCATGGAGTTTTTAGGAAGGGAACAAACCCTGAAGCGGCTCGACCGGGCGCTGGAGCGCCTGGCGCGGACGGACTGA
- a CDS encoding 2-oxoacid:acceptor oxidoreductase family protein, with the protein MRERIIVAGFGGQGILLAGKLVIRAGMEKNLNVTYIPSYGAEVRGGTAHCHLIVSEEEIASPIIEHPDFALVLNTPSLIKFSARVETGGIVICNRSLADPGRVSSSGTIIGIPATEMAETLGSAKVANMVMLGAFLRRSRLLDPDTLKETLIRFLPGRHRDLLEANLKALEQGYDFEP; encoded by the coding sequence ATGAGGGAACGGATCATCGTCGCCGGTTTCGGGGGGCAGGGGATACTCCTGGCGGGGAAGCTCGTCATCCGGGCGGGGATGGAAAAGAACCTCAACGTCACCTACATCCCCTCCTACGGGGCGGAAGTGCGGGGCGGAACCGCGCATTGCCATCTGATCGTCTCCGAAGAGGAAATAGCCTCCCCGATCATCGAACATCCGGACTTCGCCCTGGTTCTGAATACGCCGTCGCTGATCAAATTCTCGGCCCGCGTCGAGACGGGGGGAATCGTCATCTGCAACCGTTCCCTGGCCGATCCCGGCCGGGTCTCGTCTTCGGGGACGATAATCGGTATCCCGGCCACCGAGATGGCGGAAACCCTGGGCTCCGCCAAGGTCGCCAACATGGTCATGCTCGGGGCGTTTCTGCGGCGCTCCCGCCTGCTCGATCCCGACACGCTGAAGGAGACGCTGATCCGTTTCCTTCCCGGCCGCCATCGGGATTTGCTCGAGGCCAACCTCAAGGCGCTGGAACAGGGCTACGACTTCGAACCATGA